The genomic stretch TCAGGTGACATCTGGCCATGGGCCGCAGGCCACATCATGTCCTCCCTGGCATTCCTTCTACTTACCAGTTTTTAAACAAATCCACATAAGCTGTGTTTTCTATATTGTCTGTGACTTTCTGGAGCTGGGGGTTCCCCTACCCCATTTACctggtgttaatttttttttctttttgtaccaATGGATCTGGGCCCAAGACACTACTCACACTGGAAGGGGATTTCTATAATAAATGTATAAACTCAACTGGATTGCTTCTTTGTCTGCTTCACCTCAGGAACTCACACCTCTGGTTCAGTCCagattatatgtgtatatttatggacCAGGGATtcagtatgtagctctggcttgcctagaaactcactatgtagactacaCTGGCCTTGTACTCAGAGACTGATCTGTACTGGAACATagggcacacacaaacatgtccaCAAGAAACAGTATTTTCACAGGAAGAAAAAACAATGGAAATCGCTTATAATAGTGATATGTGTATTTTCCTTGAAACAGATTGTATGTGTCCAGAGCTGGCCACAACTcatagtcctcctgcctcagcatccccagAGCTGTCACCATGTCTAGCTGTCATGTTTTGACATCTCCTGTGAGATGGGGCAGTTCTTTGCTTAGTCCACTTATAACATGAGAATATCCAAAGTGATAGTACACATTTCTGCATCCCTGGGTTTTAACGCTAATTCAGAGGTAGTAACATTGAGGACCCAAATAGTCACCATTTGAGCACATATGCGTCAATGCAGACAGGTAGGGTCCAGCAGAACTGAAAACAGCCACTGGGTTGTTCACTGAAAGGTACAAAAACATCACACAGGAGGCTAAACTAGCTTCAGATTCAAAAGCTTTATTGTTGCAGCAACACTAATATATGAGCTCCATTCCCAGTTGGGTTTATCCCTGGCCAGCCATGGTCCCTGGTACTGGGAACATTGTAGGGAAGGGAAGAAACCCTCTAAACAGAGTTGGAAGGAGGCTATTGGGACTGCTGACGGTTAGGGTCATCCGGATTCCAGGGTTCAGCGAGGTCAGGGTTGAGCACACTTGGGGCTTAAGCTCAAGATTCGGCCATGTCTTAACCTGGGTTCCAAGCTGGGTGGGGTCTGAAAAATCCCTTAGTCTAGAGCTCAAGATTTGTCCTGCCTCAAGTCCTTGGCTTTGAAGTATGGAAGATCAGTGGGTCCCATGTTTGGGTTAGCTATGGATGCTCTGGCTTAAAAATCCAGTTTCAAGGCTGGATGTAGGTGACTGAGTCTCAAATTGAGGAATAAGGAAGACTTTGGTCCCTAGGTAATAGGGGCTGGAGGCTGGTTTGGGACTGGAGTGAGTAGTCATCGGTCTTTTTGGACAGGCCAGAGGGCTCTAGGCTCCTATTTTAATGGCTGGGGAAAAGGCTGGGTCTTGGGTATGGGGTGGGGGTCCTCTAGATCCAGAGTGTAGATGCCAGGGTCCTAGGATCCAGCTTCCTGCTCTTGTCCCAGTGCCTCTAGAAGCAGTCCCATTGGCGTCCGCTTTAGACCAATGCTCTCAATCTTGTTCTCAATCTTGTTTTTAAGGTTTCTCAGGCGCAGTGAAGCATGCAGCAGGATCACTGTAGGTGATACCAAGAGTGGGTCTGGGGCCTTGGCTTGCAGCCCACAATGGGGAATTcacccagaagcaggctgagtGGTGAGTTCTCAAAGCCTGCTATGGGGGATGTGGCCAGAAAGGATATCCCAGTAAATTGGGACTTGGACAGTTTAAGGCCCGTAACACTGGAAGACCCccaaaaaaagtaataaagagGGATGCTCCCAAAAGGGAGGGCGCAAAGCCAAGGAAGACATAATGGAGGCATATCCATCCACCAGGATTTCTAGTCCCCTCTTAGCCCAGGAACCAGTGCAGGGCAGGCCTGATGTTCAAGCCTGAGCTGGCCATTTTCCCAGCTATAGCAGGGAGAGTAGACTCACAAAGCACTGGCGCTGTGATGCAGAGCAGGAAGGTGAAAGCGCCGCCCACGGCCCAGAGAATGAGGAGGCTAAGGGCAAGCACTGCAGCCAGGCAGGCAGCAGGATGGCTGCGACGGCAGCGGCGCACAGCGGCACCAGTTTCAGCAGCCCACACCAGCACCCCGAGGATCACCACCACTACCAGCATGCTCAGGAGGGTGTGCAGTGGACGAGTGTACCTGCAGGAACAAGAGCACTCCGCTAGTCTCGCCCAATCCTAGACCCTAAGAGTTTTGTTCCCTGTCTCTGGAATCAGCATCCCAGAATAGTCTCACCAGGCCTGTCTCCAACAAGTCCATCCTCCAGGGATTCCTGTCAACTCTCAATTCCTCCCTACTATAGTCCTATCAGATCTTCGCATCCTGCTAGACGTCCTGGGTGCCCAACATTTCTCTGGCCTTTGACTTTAGACCTGCAGGATTTCTTTCTACTATCTCCCACACTCCTCTACTTGACCTTAACCCTTGCAGATCTCTCAAACAGACCTTTAGTCAATATGTATTTCTCTTCACAGAGGCACTTTCCAGGTGTCATCATTTCTTTCAAAAGGCCCTCCACTGCCCCGTTTTTGTACAGAGACACCCTCCCACAATTGCTTGAACGTACCTATTCTTGGTTTCAATCCCACTCTTGAAACCCTGCCCAAGTCCCTCTTTTATATTGTCTGTCCTTGGCCAGAAGCATCTTCAACACTGAGCCTTCCCTCTGGGCCCCATATGAAGTCCTCTACAAGCTCCCCCTCTGTCTTAAACCCTCCAAGGCTACCTTAATCTGCCCCATCACTGAACCCATCCCCATATTAGGCCTTCCGCCTTCCTTAAATCTGGGTCCACCTCCTAGTCCATAGTCCTCTTCAGTGCCCCCATTTTCTACCCAGGTCTTCCCTCCAGACTCTCCCCACCATCCTGCCTTCTCGACTCTCCTTTTAACAAGGATCTGCCCCTTTCAAGTTTCCCATCCATGCCCCTCAAACCTTCTTATTCCGCCGAATTCACAGTTCCCAGTCTGGCACTTCCTCTACTCTCCTcatcctcaaagacccccaagTCCACCCTGTGTCCCACTGGTATCTTCAGCCAATCgctacctccctccctcacccgGCCAGAGCGAGACTGATGCCGAAGCAGAGAAGGTAATTGGTTTGGTAGTAGAGAAGATTGTTGATGACGCGGTGACACCATCGCTGTGGATCGCTTGGATCAGGAGCCGCCAGACGTGCAGACCCCAAGACAAAGTCGTCTAGGGTGCGCAGCGGTGGCAGCCGCACCTCCGACATCCTGAGGGTTGCTGGACCAGCCAGGAGGGCAGCGAGACTACAACACCCAGTTACCCCTCGCAGCACAGCGAGGCACGCTGGGAAATGGTCTTAAGGAAGCGACGACTAGCAACGTAGCCATACTGCGCAGCCGCAAACACGAACGTGACCAGAAAACACCAATTATATGGTAGCAGAGAGACTGCCGGGAAACCAAGCCTCGCCACGCGGCGAGCCGCTCAAAACTCAAAACACCCCTGGGCGGGGCACCACGCTAGACTGTGTTGACTCAACGCTGAACAGACTAAAAAGAATATGAAGTCAGATCCCAAGCTGGATTCCACTTCCCGTCAGGATCCTAGAAGGTCACGCCGCTCCTGGAAAAATATGCCCCACCTTTCAGGTCAAGTCATAAATGCCTTTTATTATATACATAAGGCCTTTTTATTATATACTTAAAGGCCTTTTATTCATTTACATTACAGAGACTGTATCTCCtggttaccattttttttttaatccccaggCTGGATTAAAACAAACCCTTTGGGTCCCTGTGAATGTTACCAGACTAGGTGGCCCAGGGAATCTGTCCTTGGCCTTCTGGCACAAAGTCACATAAAAAGTGCTTGGGGGAAGTGAGCTGTTTATTTAGACACAGCTGTGCTTGAAGCCTCATTAAtgcttgctggctggttcaacacCCTCAAGACTCAGTTCGGCCATCTGCTACTGCAGGTTTCTAGTACAGCTGCCAGCGCTGTTAAAAGTCATCATCGTCACAGATGTCAAGGTACACGTCAAAGGCCTCTCTGTTGCAGTTTCCATCAGGAGTGAAGACATATTTGTGGAAGGTCCCATCGACGCAGATGGCTAGGGAGGATTGAGGTGTTGTGAGAGGTTAGGAGATGACCCTGCCAAGTACTCCAGTCCTCTCAGGTGTCTGTCCCACTGTGGCTCATGGTCTAACTCCAGGCCCTTGCCCAAGAGCCGTACCCCCTAGTAATTATGAGGTTGAGCCACACATTTCTGTTTCCTCCAGCTTCTGAAAACCCTTAAATTTCTTTGTGTCCAACCTGCAGTCCTTTATCCACTTAGAACCACAAACCAAGGTGCTCCTGTCACTCACCAATCACAGAATTGACATTCTTGGAAGTGTTTCGGCCAAAGGCACAGATGCAGGCTGATTCAGCAGGCACAGTAAAGCTGGCCAGGCTCCACTGAGAGTCCACATACTGCCCAATCATAGGTCCCACTTTGCCCACACGAGCCAGCCTGTAGGCAGCATTTGGTAAGTCCAGGCATGACACATGGACAGGGGGATTGGGACAAGACAGGTTGAGAATACTCACGCAGAGCGGCGGTTAAGGCGGGTGTCTTTAAGAGCAAAGATATGGACAGTGCCCTTGTCACTGGAAGCACAGAGGAAGGAGGAGTCGTGGCTGAAGTTAATGCTGTAAGACAGACCAGTAATGATGTCCAACATGATGTGGGCTGTAAGGTCACCAGCCCACCACACTTATCCTGTGCTCACCAGTACAGGGTGGCAGGGTCAGTGCCTCTTCGAAGCTCCACCAATTTTTCCTTGGACTGGGTGTCAAAAAGACGAATAAGGGTACccttctgggaggctgaggccacTACTGTGCCTGGCTGGTTCAGGGACACACAGGCCACATCACTCTGATGTGCATTGATGGTAAATGGAGCTGATGAAGTGCCAGGCTTTGTGCTTGCCAGATCCTGGATTAGGAGGGAACAGTTGAGGGGGTGATATAGAGGAGAGGGACTTCAAGTTCACTAAGGGTTAGTTCACCCACCACTCCACCCTCACCCATTGGATGGCTCACCACAAGTTGAAGACTTCCGCACTTGTGTCCAGGAAACACAAGCAGTTGCTTCTCCAGGCTTGGGCAGAGGTCACACAACCCTAAGTTGTGAGGATGAAGTAGGGATGGGCAGGTGAAGGGGAGGCCAGGGCAAGGCTGAGTTCTCAGAGTGGAGAGAGCTAAATGAGGGAGGGCCAGGCTTTAACCCTCCCTGCTATGTTCCCCATAGCAACCTCACAAAGGGAGGCTTTGCATTAAGCTCTACTCTCCATGGTTTAAACAGGTTCTAAGAAGTTGCCAGGAGATCTTGGAGGCCCAGGGCTCACTGATAAACCTACCTATGTTTTCAATGAGTGCTTGCTGCTGTCATATGGGGCAGGACGGGGGACAGGGATAAGGAACCAATGGTGGGGCTGTAAAGGCTGTATTTCTTATGTAGAACTCTCCCCCAACATCTCTGAGTATGTGCCagttctttcatctcctcctcttTGCCTCTTACATAGCCTCACACCCTTAACACCTGCACATCTGGATCCTCTCACCCTTGGGGTTGTCCCGAGTGTCAAACTCAAACAGTTTTCGAGGATTGTCAGGGAAGGAGTACACATAGATGCGGTTCCTCAGCACAATCACAATCCTGTGGACATCACACGTAACACAGGTCATGAGGAGAGGGCAACTGCCAGGGCAAGGGCTAACCTTACTTACTGTGAGAACTTCTTGTCCCGCCCCTCCCACCCGCCTGGGTCTCCATCATGCTCACTTGTCATGGCGCATGCGCACAGCCAGCACTGGCTTGGTGAAGGTGAATTCCAGCACCAGTTTGTCCTTGGAGTCCTTGCCTTCTCGGGCATCGTCCCAGATCAGCACTGCTAGGCAGATGGGTGAGAGGCAGACTGGGTGACACAAGGCCCATCCCTATTCCTCTTGTTTTGCCCGCCTTTCACTACATATTCGATGTGAGCCTCACAGAACATGAACACTTATGGACAAGATCTCTAAGAAAACACATTCTAGAATAGTGATGCTCATTTGGAGATAAGGAAAGCAAGGCT from Meriones unguiculatus strain TT.TT164.6M chromosome X, Bangor_MerUng_6.1, whole genome shotgun sequence encodes the following:
- the Praf2 gene encoding PRA1 family protein 2, with amino-acid sequence MSEVRLPPLRTLDDFVLGSARLAAPDPSDPQRWCHRVINNLLYYQTNYLLCFGISLALAGYTRPLHTLLSMLVVVVILGVLVWAAETGAAVRRCRRSHPAACLAAVLALSLLILWAVGGAFTFLLCITAPVLLILLHASLRLRNLKNKIENKIESIGLKRTPMGLLLEALGQEQEAGS
- the Wdr45 gene encoding WD repeat domain phosphoinositide-interacting protein 4 isoform X1, translated to MTQQPFRGVTSLHFNQDQSCFCCAMETGVRIYNVEPLMEKGHLDHEQVGSMGLVEMLHRSNLLALVGGGSSPKFSEISAVLIWDDAREGKDSKDKLVLEFTFTKPVLAVRMRHDKIVIVLRNRIYVYSFPDNPRKLFEFDTRDNPKGLCDLCPSLEKQLLVFPGHKCGSLQLVDLASTKPGTSSAPFTINAHQSDVACVSLNQPGTVVASASQKGTLIRLFDTQSKEKLVELRRGTDPATLYCINFSHDSSFLCASSDKGTVHIFALKDTRLNRRSALARVGKVGPMIGQYVDSQWSLASFTVPAESACICAFGRNTSKNVNSVIAICVDGTFHKYVFTPDGNCNREAFDVYLDICDDDDF
- the Wdr45 gene encoding WD repeat domain phosphoinositide-interacting protein 4 isoform X2, which encodes MTQQPFRGVTSLHFNQDQSCFCCAMETGVRIYNVEPLMEKGHLDHEQVGSMGLVEMLHRSNLLALVGGGSSPKFSEISVLIWDDAREGKDSKDKLVLEFTFTKPVLAVRMRHDKIVIVLRNRIYVYSFPDNPRKLFEFDTRDNPKGLCDLCPSLEKQLLVFPGHKCGSLQLVDLASTKPGTSSAPFTINAHQSDVACVSLNQPGTVVASASQKGTLIRLFDTQSKEKLVELRRGTDPATLYCINFSHDSSFLCASSDKGTVHIFALKDTRLNRRSALARVGKVGPMIGQYVDSQWSLASFTVPAESACICAFGRNTSKNVNSVIAICVDGTFHKYVFTPDGNCNREAFDVYLDICDDDDF